Proteins from a genomic interval of Dunckerocampus dactyliophorus isolate RoL2022-P2 chromosome 5, RoL_Ddac_1.1, whole genome shotgun sequence:
- the rabl2 gene encoding RAB, member of RAS oncogene family-like 2 isoform X1 translates to MAGNDDGIPELDQQKYDADEQVKIICLGDSAVGKSKLMERFLLDEYRPQQLSTYALTLYKHTAKVANKTVAVDFWDTAGQERFQSMHPSYYHKAHACIMVFDVQRKITYKNLANWYKELREYRPEIPCCVVANKIDADQKVTQRSFNFAKKQGLPFYFVSAADGTNVVKMFREMIKRAAEYKQNTSNFMDEVMQELENFELEKKEASSDTEGDEAKRESPELP, encoded by the exons ATGGCTGGTAATGACGACGGCATCCCCGAGTTGGACCAACAAAAGTACGATGCGGACGAACAGGTGAAGATAATCTGTCTGGGAGACAGTGCCGTTGGTAAATCCAA GCTGATGGAAAGGTTTCTCCTGGACGAATA TCGACCACAGCAGTTGTCAACGTACGCATTGACACTCTACAAACATACCGCCAAGGTGGCCAACAAGACCGTAGCAGTGG ATTTCTGGGACACGGCCGGCCAGGAGAGGTTTCAGAGCATGCACCCCTCATACTACCACAAAGCACACGCATGTATCATG GTTTTTGATGTCCAGCGGAAGATCACCTATAAGAATCTGGCCAACTGGTACAAGGAGCTGAGGGAGTACAGACCTGAGATCCCCTGTTGTGTGGTGGCCAACAAGATTGATG CTGATCAAAAAGTGACACAACGAAGTTTCAACTTTGCCAAGAAGCAGGGACTCCCTTTTTACTTTGTATCTGCAGCAGATGGCACTAACGTCGTAAAG ATGTTCAGGGAGATGATCAAGAGAGCCGCAGAATACAAGCAAAACACTAGTAACTTCATGGATGAAGTCATGCAAGAATTAGAG AACTTTGAGCTTGAGAAGAAAGAAGCTAGCTCGGACACAGAAGGCGATGAAGCAAAGAGGGAGAGCCCCGAGTTGCCCTGA
- the rabl2 gene encoding RAB, member of RAS oncogene family-like 2 isoform X2 — protein MAGNDDGIPELDQQKYDADEQVKIICLGDSAVGKSKLMERFLLDEYRPQQLSTYALTLYKHTAKVANKTVAVDFWDTAGQERFQSMHPSYYHKAHACIMVFDVQRKITYKNLANWYKELREYRPEIPCCVVANKIDADQKVTQRSFNFAKKQGLPFYFVSAADGTNVVKMFREMIKRAAEYKQNTSNFMDEVMQELEWRARTVWGYTAKQV, from the exons ATGGCTGGTAATGACGACGGCATCCCCGAGTTGGACCAACAAAAGTACGATGCGGACGAACAGGTGAAGATAATCTGTCTGGGAGACAGTGCCGTTGGTAAATCCAA GCTGATGGAAAGGTTTCTCCTGGACGAATA TCGACCACAGCAGTTGTCAACGTACGCATTGACACTCTACAAACATACCGCCAAGGTGGCCAACAAGACCGTAGCAGTGG ATTTCTGGGACACGGCCGGCCAGGAGAGGTTTCAGAGCATGCACCCCTCATACTACCACAAAGCACACGCATGTATCATG GTTTTTGATGTCCAGCGGAAGATCACCTATAAGAATCTGGCCAACTGGTACAAGGAGCTGAGGGAGTACAGACCTGAGATCCCCTGTTGTGTGGTGGCCAACAAGATTGATG CTGATCAAAAAGTGACACAACGAAGTTTCAACTTTGCCAAGAAGCAGGGACTCCCTTTTTACTTTGTATCTGCAGCAGATGGCACTAACGTCGTAAAG ATGTTCAGGGAGATGATCAAGAGAGCCGCAGAATACAAGCAAAACACTAGTAACTTCATGGATGAAGTCATGCAAGAATTAGAG TGGAGAGCCAGGACTGTATGGGGGTATACGGCGAAgcaagtttag
- the LOC129180995 gene encoding outer dense fiber protein 3-B-like, translating into MPAEKPKAVVMAPSRLYALPSLTGYKNHDPTKSKAPSYTLGGRFTKTKLHVSPGPAHFVPSNITKNGRDGTPAFSFGKRRKEPAHAEIPAPNCYSLESAEKYTFRSTPSYTLTARRKQLVNSNQSGPGPAANMLPPVLGPKTVTIPAVPAYSILGRRKVGTFLDDLSKSPGPAAYEATDPKTYLRKSPEFSMPGRKFPPQGSTKTPAPGVYCPEKVTSNSSKAPAFTFGRHHSEKTIIPLMAVDKCQHAITLI; encoded by the exons ATGCCCGCTGAAAAGCCCAAAGCTGTGGTTATGGCCCCCTCCCGGCTATACGCGCTTCCTTCGCTGACAG GATATAAAAACCACGATCCCACAAAATCCAAAGCACCAAGCTACACTTTAGGGGGTCGCTTCACCAAAACCAAACTACATGTCTCACCTGGACCGGCGCACTTTGTCCCATCAAACATCACCAAAAATGGCCGAGATGGCACTCCAGCATTTTCATTTGGTAAACGTCGAAAGGAGCCAGCGCATGCTGAAATTCCTGCACCCA ACTGTTACAGCCTTGAAAGTGCAGAGAAGTACACTTTCCGCTCTACTCCTTCGTACACTTTAACTGCAAGAAGGAAACAACTTGTAAACAGCAACCAAAGCGGACCCG GTCCAGCTGCCAACATGCTGCCACCTGTTCTAGGACCTAAAACTGTCACGATACCTGCAGTACCTGCATACTCTATCCTTGGCCGCCGTAAAGTTGGGACCTTTTTGGACGACTTGTCAAAG TCTCCAGGCCCTGCAGCCTATGAAGCTACGGACCCCAAAACTTACCTGAGAAAATCTCCTGAGTTCAGCATGCCTGGCCGCAAGTTCCCACCTCAAGGTTCCACAAAGACACCAGCACCTGGAGTATATTGTCCTGAGAAG GTCACATCTAATAGCTCAAAAGCGCCAGCTTTCACCTTTGGACGTCATCACTCGGAAAAAACCATCATCCCCCTTATGGCTGTGGATAAATGTCAACATGCAATAACTCTCATTTAA